In Capricornis sumatraensis isolate serow.1 chromosome 16, serow.2, whole genome shotgun sequence, a genomic segment contains:
- the LOC138092329 gene encoding olfactory receptor 2G3-like, protein MNMITTNFTVTEFVFLGLSSQPKMQLILFIMFLFFYLLTVVGNIIIITIIQIETRLQTPMYFFLTNLSFLDICYTSTDVPQMLSNMVGRKKTIPFPRCATQMYFSLSLGMTECVLLGVMAYDRYVAICHPLHYTVIMNQSTCVQLAGISWASSFLSSTVINVFTLSLPYCGPNVLDHFFCEVPSVLRLACTDTSFTEMVVFVFTVVIVFIPFLLIVVSYARILLTVLRMRSASGRHKALSTCASHLTVVALFYGTGIFMYMRPQSKTSRAGGKIIAVFYTVITPMLNPLIYSLRNQDVKGALRRALAKRRS, encoded by the coding sequence ATGAATATGATAACAACAAACTTCACTGTGACCGAATTTGTGTTCCTGGGGCTCTCATCACAGCCAAAGATGCAGCTCATTCTTTTTATTATGTTCTTGTTCTTCTATTTATTAACCGTGGTGgggaatattattattatcactatcaTCCAGATAGAAACACGTCTCCAAACTCCAATGTACTTCTTCCTCACTAATTTATCCTTTCTGGATATCTGCTACACATCCACTGATGTCCCACAAATGCTGTCCAACATGGTGGGGAGAAAGAAGACCATCCCGTTTCCTAGATGTGCTACTCAGATGTACTTCTCCCTCTCCTTGGGAATGACTGAGTGCGTTCTCCTTGGAGTCATGGCTTATGACAGAtatgtggccatctgccaccCTCTTCACTACACAGTCATTATGAACCAAAGCACCTGTGTCCAGTTGGCAGGCATTTCTTGGGCCAGTAGTTTCCTGAGTTCCACAGTCATCAACGTCTTCACCTTGAGTTTACCCTACTGCGGGCCCAATGTCCTGGATCACTTCTTCTGTGAGGTTCCTTCCGTCCTGAGGCTGGCTTGCACTGACACCTCATTTACTGAGATGGTTGTTTTCGTCTTCACTGTTGTCATTGTATTCATTCCTTTCCTCCTCATTGTTGTTTCCTACGCCCGAATCCTTCTGACGGTTCTCAGGATGCGGTCAGCCTCTGGAAGGCACAAGGCTCTCTCCACCTGTGCTTCCCATCTGACAGTGGTGGCCTTATTCTATGGAACTGGTATCTTCATGTACATGAGACCCCAGTCAAAGACCTCCAGGGCTGGGGGCAAGATCATCGCGGTGTTCTACACTGTGATCACACCCATGCTCAACCCCTTGATCTATAGCCTAAGGAACCAAGATGTAAAAGGGGCTCTAAGAAGAGCTCTGGCAAAACGGAGGTCATGA
- the LOC138093102 gene encoding olfactory receptor 5AR1 has translation MDKENHSMVTEFIFMGITQDPQLQIIFFAVFLLVYLVNVVGNVGMIILIITDTQLHTPMYFFLCNLSFVDLGYSSAIAPRMLADFLTKRKVISFSSCATQFAFFVGFVDAECYVLAAMAYDRFVAICRPLHYSALMSKRVCLALMLGSYLAGLVSLVTHTALTFSLSYCGSNILNHFFCEIPPLLALSCSDTYISEILLFSFCGFIEFSTILIIFISYAFILIAVIRMRSAEGRLKAFSTCGSHLTGVTLFYGTVMFMYLRPTSSYSLDQDKWASVFYTVIIPMLNPLIYSLRNKDVKAALKKIIGKKPQ, from the coding sequence atggataaagaaaaccaCTCAATGGTGACTGAGTTTATCTTTATGGGCATCACTCAAGACCCTCAGCTGCAGATCATCTTTTTTGCAGTCTTCCTCTTGGTCTACCTGGTCAATGTAGTGGGGAATGTTGGGATGATTATCCTGATCATAACAGACACTCAGCTTCACACACCCATGTATTTTTTCCTCTGCAACCTCTCTTTTGTCGACCTGGGCTACTCCTCAGCCATTGCCCCCAGGATGCTGGCTGACTTCCTAACAAAGCGCAAAGTCATCTCTTTCTCCAGCTGTGCCACCCAGTTTGCGTTCTTCGTAGGCTTTGTGGATGCTGAGTGCTATGTCCTTGCTGCCATGGCCTACGACCGCTTTGTGGCCATCTGTCGACCCCTCCACTACAGCGCTCTCATGTCCAAGCGAGTCTGCTTGGCTCTCATGCTGGGCTCCTACCTGGCTGGTTTGGTGAGTTTAGTCACCCACACtgccctcactttcagtctgagtTACTGTGGTTCCAACATCCTCAACCACTTCTTCTGTGAAATCCCACCACTCTTAGCCCTCTCTTGCTCGGACACCTACATCAGCGAGATCTTGCTCTTCAGCTTCTGTGGCTTCATTGAATTCAGCACCATCCTCATCATCTTTATCTCCTATGCCTTCATCCTCATCGCAGTTATCAGAATGCGCTCAGCTGAAGGCCGCCTCAAGGCTTTCTCCACCTGCGGGTCTCACCTCACTGGCGTCACACTTTTTTATGGCACAGTCATGTTTATGTACCTGAGGCCAACATCCAGCTACTCCCTGGATCAAGACAAATGGGCCTCTGTGTTCTACACTGTTATCATCCCCATGTTGAATCCCTTGATCTACAGTTTACGGAACAAGGATGTGAAAGCTGCTCTCAAGAAAATAATTGGAAAGAAACCTCAATAA